The region TTCGGCGCCGCCGTGACGGAGAAGTAGACGTCGCCGTCGATGTCGTAGGTCGCGCCGCGCTCGGTCAGCCGGCCGATCACCGCGGTGATCTCGTCGATCGTCTCGGTGACTCCCACGTACTCACGGGGCGGCAGGATGCGCAGCGCCTCCATGTCGGAGCGGAACAGCTCGATCTCCCGCTCGCCGAGTGAGCGCCAGTCGGTGCCGGTCGCCGCCGCCCGCTCCAGCAGCGGGTCGTCCACGTCGGTGGCGTTCTGCGTGTAGTGCACGTCGTGGCCCGCGTCCCGCCAGGCCCGGTTCACGAGGTCGAAGGCGAGGTAGGTGTTGGCGTGCCCGAGATGCGTGGCGTCGTACGGCGTGATGCCGCAGACGTACATCCGGGCCTCTCCCGTGGGGGCCGTCTCCCGCACCTCTCGGGCGGCGGTGTCATACAAACGGAGCGGAAGGCCCGGACCAGGCAGCTTGGGGACATTCGGAGCAGACCACGATCGCATGGTGTGCAGCCTATCCGCGCGCCCGACGGCGCCGGCCGGGCGGTCTGCCCCGGGACGTGTCGATCTCGTGCCAGGTGGAGGGGTCGTCCGGCTGGGGGCAGAAGTCGTAGCGCAGCCCCTCCGGCGCCAGGGCGACCAGCGTCACCGACAGGCTCGCGAAGATCCGCCCGTCCGGAAGGCGCCGCCGCACGAGCAGGGCCCGGGGGTCGTCCCAGGCCACCGCACCGCCCGCCGCGCTCCCCGCCGTGCCACCCGCCGTGCCGCCTACTCCGGCGCCGGAGGCCGGGTCCAGCCACTCCCCCCAGAAACGCTCCGTGGAGCCGCCGGCGGTCCACTCCGGCCGGGCGGCGCGGGCGAACCGGGGCCGGAACCAGGCGGTTCGCGGGTCGCGATCGGACCGGTCCCAGCCCGTGTTCACGATCATGTGGACGCCCCCGGGCAGCTTCTCCTCGGCGAGCCGTTCGCCGTCCCAGCTCCACAGCCGTACGCC is a window of Microbispora sp. NBC_01189 DNA encoding:
- a CDS encoding NRDE family protein encodes the protein MSVDPEAGAPVLLVGVRDEFVTRPWMSPDRHWPDHPGLIGGRDLEAGGTWLAAGPAERRVAALLNGEGTAASAAGRRSRGELPLLAAEAGELPPVDLFRYDPFHLVLGGLDGVRLWSWDGERLAEEKLPGGVHMIVNTGWDRSDRDPRTAWFRPRFARAARPEWTAGGSTERFWGEWLDPASGAGVGGTAGGTAGSAAGGAVAWDDPRALLVRRRLPDGRIFASLSVTLVALAPEGLRYDFCPQPDDPSTWHEIDTSRGRPPGRRRRARG